The genomic region CGCTGCGGTCCTTGAACGACCGCTACGAGGTACGCGCCATTTTCGATCAGGTGGCGCTACGTGCCGAACAGGCGGCGCGGGAATTCAATGCGAAGCAGGTAGACGGCTTTCGCGCATTGGCGCAACGTGACGATATCGATGCCGTGCTGATGCTCGCACCCCAGTGGTATGGCTGCCTGCCAATCCTGGCGGCCTGCGATGCCGGAAAAGCAATCTACTGTGCGTTCAGCATGGAGCTTGACCTCGACCAAGCACGGCAGGTGAAGGAACGCGTAGAGAAAGCGGGCGTGGCCTTCATGGCCGAATTCCCGCGTCGCCTATCACCCGCCACGCTCAGGCTGAAGGAGTTGATCGCCACCCGGCTGGGTGCGCCACGGCTGCTGTTCTGCCATACTCGCGTGCCGGTCGAGCACGGCACCGGCGCCGCGGCCCGGGCCTCGATTCATGGCTCGCCGACGAGCGACCTTATCGAACTCGTGGATTGGTGTACGTATGTCGTAGGGAAGTCTCCTACGTCGGTTTTAGGCCTGCGGCATATGGCGGCGCGCGACGATCTGGAAGACGACTACCAGATGATGAGCCTCGACTTCTCCGGACCCGCGGCCCCGGGGACCGATGCCATCGCGCAGATTAGCTGTGGGCAGTACATGCAATCGTCTTGGCACGAGGCGCTGGCCTATCGTCCGCCCGCAGCACTGCAAGTGGCATGTGAGAATGGCATCGCTTTTGTCGA from Pirellulales bacterium harbors:
- a CDS encoding Gfo/Idh/MocA family oxidoreductase, which codes for MKLRVGLVGLGNNWEVRHRAALRSLNDRYEVRAIFDQVALRAEQAAREFNAKQVDGFRALAQRDDIDAVLMLAPQWYGCLPILAACDAGKAIYCAFSMELDLDQARQVKERVEKAGVAFMAEFPRRLSPATLRLKELIATRLGAPRLLFCHTRVPVEHGTGAAARASIHGSPTSDLIELVDWCTYVVGKSPTSVLGLRHMAARDDLEDDYQMMSLDFSGPAAPGTDAIAQISCGQYMQSSWHEALAYRPPAALQVACENGIAFVDLPATLVWFDSFGRHQESLDSERPVGELLLGQFHRAVTSLVRNTSSLVDSYSALAVVLQARASHAQGKRMPLVV